One genomic window of Lytechinus variegatus isolate NC3 chromosome 1, Lvar_3.0, whole genome shotgun sequence includes the following:
- the LOC121423483 gene encoding uncharacterized protein LOC121423483 translates to MSSSNARDQDSADLSPSPTGPRASSAPETQAAMLHHGSKHPASTSTSKSLTSHEPKSSVSGKKIDKRYVKKPEKDKKKQSNVKDGNSGPPASVSSSKKEEQSSHSRDENKNLADVDSRLTKLESMLNRVIGALPLPEEDYDQHYAEHAHNEDSADDHDDINPYQSCQRLYTQPVDVDYDDITCTSQEESTLPKMIPTFAAKFAAQSDEGPPLEEEIASSTMFMMNNKLEEKVLEETGIKYLPPSNCPYLDVPKVNPVIWENLSPSTRSRDLKLAWVQKSLTRGLTAFTRSISSGNLSPSQQDALALLSNANYEMNALRKEQIKPDMNAAYSHLCKPTIPVTKFLFGDDLGKRVKDMTEEQKATGRVVKTSEPGRGRYRAHANYHPYRAGDYSRQGYRAAGWSTPNHRPQSGAPYRPFLDRKAPIRGRRQPQAPMVKKPPASQGRYRENPQRK, encoded by the coding sequence ATGAGTTCGAGCAACGCTCGCGATCAAGATTCGGCGGATTTGAGTCCGTCTCCGACCGGACCGAGAGCCTCCTCGGCCCCCGAAACTCAGGCGGCGATGCTCCACCATGGGTCTAAGCACCCCGCGAGCACATCCACCTCCAAAAGCCTCACAAGTCATGAGCCCAAGAGCTCCGTGAGCGGGAAGAAGATCGATAAACGGTATGTTAAGAAACCAGAGAAAGATAAGAAGAAGCAAAGCAATGTTAAAGACGGCAATAGCGGACCCCCAGCTTCAGTTTCATCTTCAAAAAAGGAGGAGCAGTCGTCCCACTCAcgggatgaaaataaaaacttggcTGATGTTGACAGTCGTTTAACAAAACTGGAATCCATGCTTAACCGTGTCATTGGTGCTCTCCCATTGCCGGAGGAAGATTATGACCAACATTACGCTGAACATGCTCATAATGAGGACTCAgctgatgatcatgatgacatcAATCCGTACCAATCATGCCAAAGGCTGTACACGCAACCAGTTGATGTTGATTACGATGACATCACATGTACTTCCCAAGAGGAATCCACATTGCCAAAAATGATTCCCACATTCGCAGCTAAGTTTGCTGCCCAATCTGATGAGGGGCCTCCTCTTGAAGAAGAAATAGCTAGCTCAACAATGTTCATGATGAACAATAAATTGGAGGAGAAAGTCCTCGAAGAGACTGGAATAAAATATTTGCCACCAAGCAACTGCCCCTACTTGGATGTACCTAAAGTGAACCCTGTTATTTGGGAGAATCTGTCTCCTTCAACAAGAAGCAGAGACCTCAAGCTAGCTTGGGTACAGAAGTCCCTCACTAGGGGCTTGACTGCCTTCACTCGCTCAATCTCGTCAGGCAACCTTTCTCCATCTCAACAAGATGCATTGGCCTTGCTGTCTAATGCAAATTACGAAATGAATGCTCTACGCAAGGAACAAATAAAGCCTGACATGAATGCTGCATACAGCCACCTGTGCAAACCAACTATTCCGGTCACAAAGTTCCTTTTTGGGGACGATTTGGGAAAGCGAGTTAAGGACATGACCGAAGAGCAGAAAGCTACTGGACGAGTTGTAAAAACTTCAGAGCCAGGCCGTGGCCGTTATCGAGCTCACGCCAATTACCACCCTTACAGAGCTGGAGATTACTCCCGCCAAGGTTACAGAGCTGCAGGTTGGTCTACTCCTAACCATCGACCACAATCAGGTGCTCCTTACAGGCCTTTTTTGGACAGAAAGGCCCCTATCAGGGGCCGCAGACAGCCACAAGCCCCCATGGTGAAAAAACCACCAGCATCTCAGGGCAGATACCGAGAGAATCCCCAGCGGAAGTAG